The Muribaculum intestinale genome includes the window CTGCGTAAGCGCCGGATTTCGGCTCCAGCGGGTAAACTCTCCGCGAAGGCTGTCGGCACGGTAGATGACAGCCGAATGATGGTTGCTTGTGCCACCCTCCGCACATATCAGGAAGTAGCGCCCGTCAATTTTGTAGATATGAGGCCCCTCGTCGCGGTCGAGATGCTCCTCCGGACCGACGCCGGCCTCGGCCAACGGCCACGAATCCCCGACAGTCTGGCCCGACTCGGGGTCAAAGGCGATAAACCGTATGCAGCGGTAGTTGCTCCACTTCGGTCGCCCGGTCGTATCCTCCTTATATACTATGTATGCGCTCCCGTCGTCGTCAAAAAACAGAGAGGGGTCAATGCCGTCGATACCCTTCAGCCACACCGGATTGCTCCACGAACCCTCGGGATCGGTGGCGGTGACATAGAAATGTCCCTCCTTGCTCCCGACATCCGTGGTTATCATATAGTAGGTTGAATTGTGGGGATTGTACGAAATCTGCGGAGCATATATGCCTCCGCGGTCAAGGCTCTGCCCTACAAGACCGGGCAACTGCTCCGGACGGTCAAGTATATTGCGCACAAGACGCCAGTTGACAAGGTCGCGGCTATGGTACAGAGGCACTCCGGGAAAATAACCGAATGTGGAGGTGACAAGATAATAGTCTTCACCAGTGCGCACAACACTCGGGTCGGAGTACCATCCGGCTATTACCGGATTGTAGAAATCGCCATCCCCCTTAAGAGGATTGGCATTATAATAATCGTCGTTTCCAATATATACAAACGAACTGAACTCAGCCTGTCCGACAGCTTTTTTGCCTGCCGTCAGCGACGCCGCGCCTATTGCGGCCATTATAGCCAGCGAGTATATGCTCTGTGTCAGTCTCATGAGGTTATCAAATGGTTACACTTATGGTTTTCAATTCATTGTCGCGGCTCGACGGCCCTACCATCACATCATACCGGCCCGGCTGCACACGCATGCGTCCCGACTCCTCGTCCCATGTCTCAAGCAGTTTGTCCGACAGTGGAATGCTTACCGTACGCTTCTCGCCGGGCGCGAGTGTCACACGCTCATAACCGCGCAGAGTCTTGTTGGGCCCTTTCTCATCCCCCCGGCGACGAAGATACAGTTGCACTATTTCTGTGCCGGCCACTTTGCCGGTATTACGTACCTCCACAGTCACGATACCGTCGGCATAGCGGGGCTTGCCATACTTATATGTAGTATAGCTCAGTCCGTGGCCGAACGGAAACAGAGGCGCCTCGCGCAGATAGCGGTATGTGCGTCCCTCCATACGGTACTCGTCGAAGGGTGGCAACTGGGCGTCGTCGCAGTAGAATGTCACCGGCAGTTTGCCGCACGGATTGAAGTCGCCGCACAGCACCTCGGCCACAGCCGTGCCACCCTCCTGGCCGGGATACCAAGCCTGTAGTATGGCGTCGCAGCTCTGCATCTCCGGCGACAGAGCCACCGCACTGCCGCTGCAGTTGACAAGCACCACCTTCTTGCCCGCGCTTTTGAGCGCGCGCAGTATCTCGCGCTGAATGGCTGGGAGCTCTATCGACGTGCGGTCGCCGTCGTCAAATCCCGGCTCGCGCACCTTGGCCTGCTCGCGCTCGAATGCGGGAGATATCCCCCCGGCAAACACTACTATGTCGGCATCGCCGGCACGAGCCACCACCTCATCGACAGTCAGCTCCTTCTGTCGGCATATGTCGAAATTGAGAGTAGCAGCATCGGCTACCTGCATATAGTCTACACCGATATCATAGCGTTTGCCCTTCTTCACCGCAAGTTTGCGGCTGCGGTGGTTGAGCGGTTCGGCCTTCCAGCGCTCGTACACGGTGTCGCCGTTGATAATTATGCGCAATCCGTCGTCGTTGTTGTAGATTACATCAAGCTCCTCGTCGGCCTCGGCCACAAACGACCCGCGAAGGCGCAGAGTGAAATGCTCAAGTTCGACTCCGGGAGCGAACACCGTGTTGCCCCCGTTGTCAAGATTCACAGGCGAGGTGTAGCGCGCTGTAGCAGCCGGCTCGCCGGCCATCTCGGTATTGTTCCAGTAGGTTCCGCTCATTCCGGGAGTGCCGTCTTCTCCGGTGATGCGGTCGAATATGCTTACCTTCTCTGTCGACGATGTTATGCCGCAAGCCTGCATATACGGCAGGGAGTCGCCCAGACGGCCACGCATGCCCTGAAGTATCGTCACCGTATGGCTTGGCTGACCGTAGTATATGCCCCACTGCATTGTCGAGTCGGCGGCATTCGGCCCCATCACCATTATCTTCTTGCCGGTATCCAGCGGTAGCACCCCGTTGTTCTTAAGCAGCACCATCTGTTCGCGCGCCGCCTGCAGAGCGAGGTCGCGGTGGGCCCGGCAGTCGACAACACTCATCGGTATCGACGTCCACTCCACAAGCGAGTCGGGATCAAAATCACCGAGACGGAAGCGCTCGGCAAGCAGACGCCTTACACACACATCGACAGCATCCTCGCCGAGATAACCTCTCTTCACGGCCTCGGGGAGATGCTTGTATACCGAGCCACACTCGACATCGGTACCGCTCATCACACCGAGTGCGGTAGCCGTGCGGGCGTCCTCCGCCACACCGTGGCGCTTAGGCAGATAGAAATCGTTGATGGCTCCGCAGTCGCTCACCACCATTCCGTCAAAGCCCCATTCGTCGCGGAGTATCTGCTGAAGCAGGCGGTTGCTCCCGCAGCATGCCTCACCCTCAAAGCGCTGGTAGGCACACATCACCTCTCTCACCCCGCCGTCGTGCACCAGACTTTCGAATGCCGGAAGATAAGTCTCCCACAGGTCGCGCGCCGGTAGATTCTCTATATTGAAATTATGGCGAGTCTTCTCAGGACCGCTGTGTACAGCGAAATGCTTTGCGCAGGCAAGCAGCTTGATATACTTCCGGGATGTGTCGCCCTGCAGGGCCTGCACTACGCGTGTACCCATACGCCCGTTCATATAAGGGTCTTCGCCATAGCTCTCCTGGCCGCGGCCCCACCGGGGGTCACGGAAGATATTCACTGTCGGTGTCCAGAAACTCAGACACTTGTACTTGCCCATCTGCCCGCGGCGACGCGCTTCGGTGTTTTTAGCTCGGGCTTCGTCGCTCACCGCCGTAAACACACGGTCAATCATCTCATCATCAAACGAGGCCGCCATGCCGATACACGACGGAAACACCGTGGCAAGCCCGTTGCGCCCGACACCGTGCAGAGCCTCGCTCCACCAGTCGAACGCAGGGATACCAAGGCGCTCAATAGCCGGCGAACTGTTCATCATCAGACGGGCTTTCTCATCTATGGTAAGACGTCCGCAGAGGTCGGCGGCACGCTCCTCCGGGCTGAGTGACGCATCGAGATAAGGCGCTCGCTGGGCATGCCCTGCCATTACCGACCCGACAGCCGCAAGCATGATTATAATTCGTGGTAGTCTCATAAGGTTAAGTATATTTGCTTTCTATGTTTTTGTGCGAAGATAAATCGTATATCGCTCTTTAAAGCGCACTTATTATCGCAAAAAGCCCCGAGCCGACTGCGATGGCGCAAATTTGTCGGAAAGGGTGTATTTTTTGACTTTTCAGCTGATTCGCGGGCCCGGAGTATTCCTCCGCTTCAATCTTTAGCATAATTTTGCCGGCGAAGTCATTTGTGCAAATAACCATAGGCAGATTTTTATCTCATAATCCAATATCCGTTAAGGGTGCCGGAAAGATATTGCTCCGGCATTCATAACCTTAAAATCAACCATCATTCATGCTTAAAAAATTTAATTCAGCCCTGACCCTGTCGGCCATAATGGCGATAGGAGGACTCTCGGCCGCTGCCGCTTCGGGCGACCCAGTGTCAATCCCGACACCGGCCGGAACATTCATCGACTGGAACAACTGCGACTTCAACGGCACGTCCGGCAAAGTCGAGAACAACGGCGACAACATCGGCTCCACCGGTGAAAACACAAATGTCACTTTCAACCTCGTCAGCGAGGAGGAAAGCAGCTATCAGTTCACCATCGCCACCGGGCACAAAGGCACAGCCTATATGGACATCTCCATATCCACAGCCGATTGCGACACTCTGTTCAAAGCAGTCCACAAGATGGAGAACACCGGTAGCTGGACACCATCCACGACCTCTAAATTCTACACTCCGGCACTCCCCGCCGGCAGTTACATCCTCACCCTCAAGGCCCGCGACCTCGAAGGGAGCAACTATGCCGGCAACTGGGGCAAGCTCGCGCTCTACAATGACTTCGCCGACAACTCCGAGCACATCCCCGGCACTGTGACAATCGCAAAATCCGACCTCATCGGCGGAGCACGCAACGAGGGCCAGAATATCGGATACATAAAGGACGGCTGCGGCACATCCAACGAAATCACTGTCGACCAGGCCGGTGTATACGCCATGACCCTTCCCTTGTCGCGCTATGGCGACGGCGTGCTCAATGTCACTGTCACCGACCAGAACAATGGTGTAGAGGCCGAGACCAACTGGCCCATTCCCGCCGAATCATCGAATTACACTGAGCATGTAATCAACCTCGAAGGCGAACTCACCACAGGCCGCAAGGTGCTCAAACTTGTCTTCAACGCCGGTCACGGTGGCTTTATCGCCAACTACAAAGACATGGTGCTGGAGAAAATTGCCGACAACTGCGCCACATTCCGCGGCGTGGCTATCGACGGTCAGGATGTGACCGCCGGTGAAGGATACAACTGGAACTGCAACCTCCCGCTCGACTTCAACGCCACCACCACCATCAAGACCAACGCCAATGCCAACGCCATCATCACAGCAACCGCTGTCGACGGCGAAGGTAACGCGGTGGCAGTGACCGACAACGGCGACGGCACATACACACTCCCCACCCCCGAGGGAAGCACTCAGACAATCGTCACATTCAATGTATCAGCCAAGGAGGGTGTCGTCGTATTCCATGACACATACACCCTGCGTCTCTACCGCATAGGCGACATCATCATCAACGCTCTCACTATCGACGAGGTAGATGCTCCCGCCGAACTCCTGGCAGCCCTCAACGCTTCGGGCACCGACGTCACAGCCACTCTCAGCGACTGGATTTTCACCGCCGAGCCTACAATCGTGGCCACATTCACCGACAACAGCAAAGTGACAGCCACCGGCTCTGTCAACGGCGCCGAAGGCACATTCACCTTCAAGGGAGAGGCAGGTTCGAAGAGCAAAAACTATACAATCAACGTATCCGGATTCCACTTCTACACAGCAGCCGACAACGACGAGATGGTAAAACTCGTCTACGACTCTTCGCTCAATCAGGCCGACGGCTCGTGGAGCAACGGTTCATACAGCCTCAATCCTGCCAACGACGGCTGGGGCGGCACACAGTTCAAATTCAAGAACAACACCGAAATCACTCTATCCGTACCCGCCAATGTGGTTATCAAGCAGATTAAGTTCACAAATCTCAAGGACAACTACACACCCGGCACTATCGGCTATGTGACTTCCGAAGGCGCCACAGTCTACCTCCCCACTGCCACCTACTTCCGCAACGGCGACGGAGCCGAGAAGAACATATTTGTAAACTTCGAGGGACACAAAGCAGGCACACCCGTGAAATTCCTCTTCACCCCCGGCAGCCAGCCCGTGGCATGGTTTGAAATCCTCGTCAACAAGGAAGCCCTCTCCACACCTCCCGCAGTCAACAGCTCGTCGGCCACACCTACTGCCAACGTAAACCACGCCGTGGCCACATTCAACTTCGACCGCGAGATGAAGAGCGTCACAGCCTTTGTCGGAAAACAGGATGTAGAAGGCGAGGTAGCCGGTGCCACCGTGCGCTTCAAAGTATGGGATCTCCCCTACAATACCACCTCCGAGCTCGTGATTCCCGCCGGCAAGGCCGAGGATACATTCGGCAATGTCAATGACAAGGATATCGTACTCTCCATGACCGTAGGCGCTCCCGCCACAGTCGAGGCAATCGAGCCTGTAGTGGTAACAAATGTCGACGAATGGAAAGCAGCCTTCGCAGCTGTGGCAGCATCCAACAATACTGCCGACGCTCCCCGTGCGGTAATCTTCGTGAAAAACGGCGACTACGACTTCGGCTCTGAAGAGCAGACTCTCCGCGCATACAACGTGTCGATTGTAGGTGAGAGCCGCGAAGGCGTAATCCTCCACGGCAACCGCACCGGTATCTCCAACCCCATCATCTCTACCCGCAACGCCACCGGCACATATTTCCAGGACCTCACCATCCGCAACGACCTCGACTTCGGTGCCGACAAGCGTCAGGGTGTAGGAGCAGCATTCTACGGAGGCAACAAGGACATCCTCTCTAATGTAGCCCTCCAGTCGATTCAAGACACCTATGTAACCGGCAGCCAGAGCTATCTCGACCGTTGCTTCATCCACGGTTCTGTCGACTATATCTGCGGAGGCGGCGACCACTTCTTCGACCACTGCGACATCATCCATGAGATTGCCGGCGGATACATCACCGCCCCCTCTACCTCGGCCAACAACAAGTACGGCTACGTATTCGAGAGCAACACGATATCAGGCTATGGCCCCTACGTCCTCGGACGCCCCTGGCAGAACGAACCCCGCGCCTACTTCCTCAACACCGTGATGATAGCCGAGGCAAGCGCCGAAGGATGGGGCTCTATGGGCACTCTACCGACCCACTTCTACGAGTACAACTCTATGGACAAGGACGGAAACCCCATCGACCTCAGCACCCGCAAGAACTCTCCGACATCGACCAACACCTACACTCCGGTGCTCACCGAGGAGGAAGCCGCACGCCTTACCGTACGCAACGTACTCTGCGGCAACGACTCCTGGGATCCCGCATCGGCCACACTGCAGTGTGAGGCTCCCGAAAGCATCGCTATTGCCGAAGGCGTTCTCACCTGGTCGACCGTAGACAACGCATCGGGCTACGCCGTATTCCGCAACGGAGAGTACCTCGCCCACACCACCACCAACCGCTATGAGCTTAACGCCAACGACGGAGCATCATACACCGTACGCGCGGCCAACGCCCACGGCGGTCTGGGTGCGGCATCCGAGCCCGCTACCGGCGGCACATCAGGTATCGACGCAGTCACCGGCGAGACCGGTGCTGTATCCACCGTATACTACAACCTCCAGGGTGTGCAGGTCAACGCCAACACCAAAGGCGCCGTGATACGCGTGGAAATCCTCCCCGACGGCACACGCCACTCCGAGAAGATCATAAAATAATCTTCCTGTAATCTACGCACACCGACACGGGGCACGCCACATCCGAGGCGTGCCCCGCTTGTTTATCATTGGCGTAATTTCCACCTACAATTTGTCCGAATCCACCATCTTTCGGCAAATTTTCACCCCCTTATGCTGTACATGTTGCCTAATTTTGCACCGACCAATCTACGATGTCATGAAAACCAGACTCCTGATTAAATACATGATGCTCATCATCGCTTCCGTAGCCGCCTCGGCTCAGGAGCGCATCGAGCGCACGCCGGCATTCCCCGGAGCCGAGGGATGGGGGCGATATGTGACAGGCGGACGTGGCGGAAAGGTGCTCCATGTGACCAATCTGCGCGACTCCGGCTACGGATCGCTGCGATGGGCCTGCGAGCAGACCGGCCCGCGCATCGTAGTGTTTGACATCTCAGGCACCATATATCTGCAGAGCGACCTCAAGATTACCAACGGCAACCTCACCCTCGCCGGACAGACAGCCCCCGGCGACGGCATCTGTGTGGCCGACTACCCCGTGACTTTCGCCTGCCCCAATATCATTGCCCGCTACATGCGTTTCCGTCCGGGCAACCGCATGGCCGAGACTGAAGGCGACGGATTCGAGCCCGACGGCCTCGGTGCCGTCGACTCGCGCCTCATCATTGTCGACCACTGCTCGATATCATGGAGTGTCGACGAATGCTGCTCAATCTATGGCAACCGTTTCACCACCGTACAGTGGTGTATCATATCCCAGAGCCTGCGCTACGGAGGACACTCTAAAAATACCCACGGCTACGGAGCCATGATGGGCGGCGAGGGCGCATCATACCACCACAATCTGCTTGTGCACCACGACTCGCGCTGTCCGCGCCTGGGTGAACGCCCCGCCACCGGAGCTCGCGACACCACCGACTTCCGCTGCAATGTAATGTACAACTGGAGCGGACAGGGATGCTACGGAGCCGAGAACATGAACGCCAACATCGTCAACAACTACTATAAGCCCGGCCCGGGCACAATTGCCTCACGCGCAGTCGGCTACCAGCGCCGCATATGCGGAGTCGGAGTCAACGAGCAGGAGGGACACGAGATGTACCACGTGTGGGCACGCCTGTTTGTCGACGGAAATGTCAACCCCCGCCACCCGGCCGTAGACGCCGACAACTGGGGTCTCGGCATATGGCAACAGATTTCCGACACCTACCGCAACAACCCCGCAAAATACAACCTCGACGAGAAACGCATGCGTCTCTCCGAGCCGATGAAATACTACCGTGTGACCACCCACTCCGCAGCCGACGCCTACAGCCGTGTGCTCGACCATGCAGGAGCGTCACTGTCGCGCGACTCCCATGATGCCCTCATGGTATCCGATGTGCGCGAGGGCATCGCCACCTACACAGGCTCAGGAGCCGGAAACGCAAAGGGCATAATCGACTCGCCCTACGACAATCGCCCCGCCGATGCTCCCGACAACTGGAACCCATGGCCCGTGCTAAACTCTACGGAAGCGCCGCTCGATACCGACCGCGACGGCATGCCCGACGCCTGGGAACTCGCCCGCGGACTCGACCCCGCCGACCCCGCCGACGCGCTCCTCACCGACGACGAGGGATATACAATGGTAGAGGTATACATCAACTCGCTCGTCGACCACATCACCGAAGCCCAGAACGAAGGCGGCACCGCCGACGGCGACCTCGAATACCTTCCCGACATACTCCCCTCATACACTGTCGCCACATCCACACGCATCCCCTCGACATGGAATTTCGGCAACGACATCACACTCTCCAACGACGCCGGAAAGAGCTACGGCACCCGAGGCGACTACATACGCCTAGCACGCGACGTGCGCCACACTCTCACCCTCCCGTCGCGAGCCGAGGTCGACCGCATACGCTTCGAGGGATTCACCTACTACAGTTCCGACAGCTATTCCGATGCTTCGCTTACCGAAATCAACGGCACGGCATATCCGGAATCGACATTCGCCATCGCGAAAAATTCCGACATATCCACCGTCCCGTCATCCTTCGAGATAAAGCTGGATGAGCCTGCTGCCGACCGGATTACATTCACATGGCAAGGCAATAATCCATGCGTGCGGATTACACTCCTCACATCCAACCCATCGACCACAGCCGCCATCGGCACAACCGTTGACTACCCCACCGAAGGCTACGGATACGACCCCGCATGGTACACCATCCAGGGCCACAGACTCCCCGCCGAGCCATCAGTTCCCGGACTATATATCCACCACGGACGCAAAATAATAATTCGAAAATAATCTACCGAATCATGAAATATCTTCTCCCCATCATCGCATTGCCTCTGCTCGTATCGGCAGCCGACACTCCTGAAAAGACTCCGGCGTTTCCCGGAGCTGAAGGTTTCGGACGCTACACCACCGGCGGACGCGGCGGCAATGTATACCACGTCACCAGCCTCAAGGATGACGCCCGCCTGAAAGGCACCCTGCGCTGGGCGCTCGCTCAGTCGGGCCCGCGTACCATAGTATTCGACGTGTCGGGCACTATACATCTTTCATCCGGACTCACCATTTCATCAAATACAACCATTGCCGGACAGACAGCCCCCGGCGACGGCATATGCATCGCCGACTATCCCGTCAGCATCGCCGGAAACTGCATCGTACGCTACATGCGTTTCCGACTCGGCAACACCAACGTGACAGCCAACGGCGCCGACGGCTGGGACGGCCTGTCGGTAATGGACACCCACGATGTCATCGTCGACCACTGCTCGATATCCTGGAGTATCGACGAATGCTGCTCAATTCTCGGCAACACCAACACCACCCTGCAGTGGAGCATTATCGACCAGAGCCTCGTAAATGCCGGCCACTCCAAAGGCGCACACGGATACGGAGGCAACTGGGGCGGCTCCGGGGCTTCGTTCCACCACAACCTGATTGCACACCACGGATCGCGCACTCCGCGACTCGGTCCGCGCCCCACAACTCAGCTCGACGAACGCATGGACATGCGCAACAATGTCATCTTCAACTTCGGAGGCAACGGATGCTATGGAGGCGAGGGAATGAACGTGAACATCGTCAACAACTACTACAAGCCCGGACCGGCCACGCCCACCAACTACCGGGGCCGACGCATTGCCGGCATAGGCGTGCGCACCAACTCCTACTGCGAGACATACCCCGCATACACCCCGGCTCTCCATCTCTGGGGAAAATTCTTCGTGGAAGGAAACGTCAACACAAAATATTCCGACGTGACCGCCGACAACTGGAAAAACGGTTTCCTCAACCAGATTGACAAAAGCGACAAAGCCACCGACGGCACATATCCCGGCGACGACGCCCTGCGCCTCGACTCGCCAATCGACTTTATCACCACCACAACCCACTCGGCCGACGACACCTACGCACGCGTACTCGACTATGCCGGCGCTTCGCTGTCGCGCGACTCCCACGACGACCTCATTATCGACGACACCCGCCGGGGCACAGCCACATACACCGGCTCGGGCAACAGCCGCGGACTCATCAACAGCCAGAATGACAACAAACCCTCGGATGCCCCCGCCAACTGGTCGGCCTGGCCCGACCTCATGTCGGCCACAGCGCCCGTCGATACCGACGGCGACGGAATACCCGACGAGTGGGAGACCGAGCATGGCCTCAACCCCAACAACCCCGCCGACGCCCTCACCCTCGACGAGGAGCGATACACCATGCTCGAAGTATACCTCAACTCGCTCGTAGAGCACATCACCGAGGCTCAGAACGAAGGCGGCACCTCCGAGGGTGCGCTGATATACTCCGACCCGATTCCCGAAAGCTACACCATATGCACCGCCAACCGCGAAGGCTCCACATGGAGCTTCGGCAACGGCATATCCATCTCAAATACCGGAGGAAAAGGATATGGTACAAAGGGCGACTTCATCCGCATCAACGAGGATGTGACCCACACTGTCACACTACCCCCATATGCCGAAATAAGCCGATTGAAGTTTGAGGGATGCACATACTACACCTCCGACAAACACTCCGACGCCTCGCTCATAGGCCTCAATGGCGCTGAATTCAACCCCGGCGATTATGTAATCGCCAAAAACTCCACAGCCGACAACCCCGACTCTTTCGAAGTCGCACTCTCAAGTCCCGCCAAGGAGTCGCTGACATTCAGCTTCACAGGCAACCGCCCGTGCGTACGCATCACTCTCTTCACCGCCAACCCATCCACCTCTGGCATTGAAGAGACTGTAGCCGACGACAGCGAAAACGCCGACGACGCCTGGTACACACTCCAGGGCATACGTCTCGACCGACAGCCCTCGGCTCCCGGACTGTATATCCACAACGGACGAAAAATATTCATACGCAGATAGATGATTTTCAACGGTCAGGCCTACGACCGTATCTCTACAGTCAATGGGCCTGACCTGCTAAGGATTAAAAAAGATTGGGTTAAGAGCTTGTTTAATAATAAATGTTACCGTCAGGGCGGTCAGTCGTCGGGCAGATTTTCGCATGTGATGAGGGAGTTATGGGGTCCCATAACGACCGAAGAACGGGCGGAAATATGCCGGCGAATGACCGAAGGGAGGTAATTTATTTCATATCGTTGATATATTTTTGCATTTATTTTAGAAGCAGCCAAGAGATTGTATAAGTTATAAAGTTACCTTTTGTCTCGTATATCTTGGCCGCTTTTCGCCCTGTTCCTCAGTCATGTACATAAAGTACACTCCTTCGGCACATGTCGAAAATCGACTCAAGCTATACGACCCTGGCGGCAACATTTATTATCAAACAAGCTCTAAGTAAACACGTATAGGCTGCACTTTTTTTTAGATTTTATCACATACTTTTTCACAGACATTTTCAAATATCCATAAACAACGCAACCTATTCGGCTCCGCTCCTGTGTGATACAGTGGCGGAGCCTTTTTTTTGAGGTTTTTTCACAGCAAAAGTAACTTTTGCTGTGAAAAAACCTCTTACAGACCTTATCTACCCCAATGCGCAACATGCATATGAAATTTTATGATTGCTCTACATCATCGACACACGGCTGCATCCGGCGATGATTGAGATTCACCGATATCAACCTCATTAATTTTGTACTCCCGCCCGTTTTCCGTACCTTTGCCTCGGTAATTTCGTTAATATCATCACGATATCCCTTATCCAATCATAATCACTTAAATTTTTTGATGAAACAACTTGTTACTATGTTGGCGGCTATATATGCCGCAGGAATCTCTATTCCATCGCTTGCTGCCGACACATCCACGACTGTGCCTCAGATGAAAGGTATGGTAATTTCGTCGCAGGATGAAACCTTGACCGGCCTGTGGACCCTCCCCGTCACAGCCACCGGCACATGGCAGATGGACATCGCCATGGACCCCGGATACGCATCGTTCTACAACGGAGTAATGTACGGCGACGTATATTATGCCACCCGATGCAATGCCCAGTACGGCACCATCGTATACGTCGACGCATATTCGATGACCGACGGAACCAAACTCTGGACCAACTATCCAAAACTCACAGCACTCCCCTACGACCTCACCCTGAATCCATACGATGACAAAATCTACGGATTCTTCTCCAACGAGAAAAATACAGGTATGGTGCTCGCCACCATCTCCTACGACAAGGCCGGCGAGACCGTGACACCGATACGCGAGATGGAGGGCAACTGGATTGCTATCGCAGCCGATCCCTCCGGACAACTCTACGGCATATCGTCGGATTTGGATATACAGGGCACCTCGGTAAAGGTCAACTCATCGTCGCTACATAAAATCGACCGTCTCACCGGAGAGACTACTCTCGTCGGTGAGACCGGACAGCTCCCCCTCATCACCGGCTCGGCCACAATCGACGCCCGCAGCGGACGCATGTTCTGGACGGTAGGCCCCGACGCCTCGCAGAGCTACCTCTGCGAGGTGGACCTCACCACCGGAAAGGCCACAAAGCTGATGGACTTCGCCGCAGGACGCCAGGTGGTAGGTCTCTATGTGCCCACCCCTCCGGCCGAGGACGACGCTCCGGCCGCTGTGACCGATGCCGAAGCCATATTCGACGAAGGCTCACTCAACGGATATGTCAGCTTCACCGTTCCGGCGTCGCTCTACGACGGCACAGCAGCCTCCGGAGAGATTTCATACACAGTCCTCTGCAACGGCAGCGAGGCTGCATCCGGCACCACATCATTCGGAGCCGCCACAAAGGCCGAGGTAACTGTGGCCGAACGAGGAAAATACACCTTCACCATCTCCGTGGCCAACGACAAAGGCTCATCGCCCAAGGTTACAGTCGACAAGTTTGTAGGCTTCGGCACCCCGACAGCTCCCGAAGGTGTGACTGCCGAAAACACCGACGGCACCATTACCGTGGCATGGAAACCCGTATCGGAGTCGGCCGACGGAGGATACATCGATGCAGCAGCCGTGACATACACAGTGAAACGCATCCCCGGCGATGTCGTGATTGCACGCAACGTCAGCGCCACATCAGTGACCGACACCCCCGATGCCGCTGCCGGAATGCAGGCCTACAGCTATACCGTCACCGCCGACAACCATTCTTGCCTGTCGGCGGCCTCCGAATCCAACAAGGTAGTGTGCGGCAACCCCGTG containing:
- a CDS encoding glycoside hydrolase family 43 protein, with the protein product MRLTQSIYSLAIMAAIGAASLTAGKKAVGQAEFSSFVYIGNDDYYNANPLKGDGDFYNPVIAGWYSDPSVVRTGEDYYLVTSTFGYFPGVPLYHSRDLVNWRLVRNILDRPEQLPGLVGQSLDRGGIYAPQISYNPHNSTYYMITTDVGSKEGHFYVTATDPEGSWSNPVWLKGIDGIDPSLFFDDDGSAYIVYKEDTTGRPKWSNYRCIRFIAFDPESGQTVGDSWPLAEAGVGPEEHLDRDEGPHIYKIDGRYFLICAEGGTSNHHSAVIYRADSLRGEFTRWSRNPALTQRYLKEKRTNPITCTGHADLVMTPEGEWWGVFLGCRPGPGGFQALGRETYLMPVKWSRDGFPYFTQSQDTVPLTLHREGVKHDPSWGSSGNFTWSDHFKGESLRPEWIGLRGTTADYCHLDGECLRMQCCRELSTGKGVPAYVGRRIQHHKFEASTRVRFKPRNGGESAGLLMLKNESRQYYLAVCGDRVELRTLSPKEVRVIASAEMPCKAGRDVELRVVSDGICYDFYVREAARDAEWTPVAEDVDASYLACERTGGFTGATIGLYVESRD
- the xyl3A gene encoding xylan 1,4-beta-xylosidase, which codes for MRLPRIIIMLAAVGSVMAGHAQRAPYLDASLSPEERAADLCGRLTIDEKARLMMNSSPAIERLGIPAFDWWSEALHGVGRNGLATVFPSCIGMAASFDDEMIDRVFTAVSDEARAKNTEARRRGQMGKYKCLSFWTPTVNIFRDPRWGRGQESYGEDPYMNGRMGTRVVQALQGDTSRKYIKLLACAKHFAVHSGPEKTRHNFNIENLPARDLWETYLPAFESLVHDGGVREVMCAYQRFEGEACCGSNRLLQQILRDEWGFDGMVVSDCGAINDFYLPKRHGVAEDARTATALGVMSGTDVECGSVYKHLPEAVKRGYLGEDAVDVCVRRLLAERFRLGDFDPDSLVEWTSIPMSVVDCRAHRDLALQAAREQMVLLKNNGVLPLDTGKKIMVMGPNAADSTMQWGIYYGQPSHTVTILQGMRGRLGDSLPYMQACGITSSTEKVSIFDRITGEDGTPGMSGTYWNNTEMAGEPAATARYTSPVNLDNGGNTVFAPGVELEHFTLRLRGSFVAEADEELDVIYNNDDGLRIIINGDTVYERWKAEPLNHRSRKLAVKKGKRYDIGVDYMQVADAATLNFDICRQKELTVDEVVARAGDADIVVFAGGISPAFEREQAKVREPGFDDGDRTSIELPAIQREILRALKSAGKKVVLVNCSGSAVALSPEMQSCDAILQAWYPGQEGGTAVAEVLCGDFNPCGKLPVTFYCDDAQLPPFDEYRMEGRTYRYLREAPLFPFGHGLSYTTYKYGKPRYADGIVTVEVRNTGKVAGTEIVQLYLRRRGDEKGPNKTLRGYERVTLAPGEKRTVSIPLSDKLLETWDEESGRMRVQPGRYDVMVGPSSRDNELKTISVTI